The region CTGTCCCGTAGCATCCAGAGATACTATTGGTCTTCCACTACCGGAAAAAGGGCTTGGAACCCGTTCCGTGTTGCTGCCTATATAAACTATAAACCCCAATAGGGCCCATTGTGTAAGAGCAACTAGGCCAAAATCCAGGCTATATTAATATGTTATTGATTAGCAACATGGCGTTTTTTGAAAATAAAGACAAATAAATAGATGAGGAGTGAGGGATGACACGCCAGCCAGCCGCCATCTGGGGACCATGTCGTCTCACCTGCTACAGAGCACaggactggagtgtgtgtgcacacacccccacagcccCTCAGGGGAGCAGACGCCCCAAGTCAGTCAGAAACTCATTGCTCTCTCTAGTGGTCCAAAAAAGCAGGACAACCTGTAGACATTCGTTTTACACCCTACAAGAACAAAGAAACTCGTCATGGGATAAATGGCAAGGTAGCTTTTTTGTTGCTATGCTACTTTCTGCTAGCAAAAAAGGCTTCAAGCCGGCGTTTCTACGCTAATTATACAACCACACAATGCCGAGGTTATGGTTCATTTAGCAGGGcacaaaaaaatgtaattatatGCATTTCATAGTTAGTGTATCtaagagagaaacaaagaaagaGAAACATCACAGCTGGCTAAGTTAGAGTGTCTTCGGAAGATTTTCGTTCTCTGAAGCTTCAGTTTCAGGGGGGACTGATCAGTATGCCCGAGTGTACTTGTGCCTGCGTGCTGGCCTACGACTTTTCCCTAAAGCTCTATTCATAGCCGCCTTCTTTACAGACCCAGCCCAGAGTCATGGCGTTGTGGCGTCTGAGCGTGGCTTTTGTCTCCGCAGCCCAGCGTCTGGGCCGGCCTCCCTCACACGCACCAAAACCAAACACCCGCTAGTGAACCCCACTCTTTCAGCGTGCGGTGGCCTGCTGCCCGGGccgacagccccccccccccggtcgcCAGAACACCCGCCCCTCCACCACATTGTGTTGCAAATGCCGCCCAGGCCGTCGCCTGCCAACAAAGGTTGCTGCGGAGACGCTCTCTGCGCGCACGCACGTACACTCGCACGGGGCGCACAATGGGGCAGGAGGGGCCCCCGAAGAAAGAGAGGACCCTGGGAACCGGGGAGCGGGGAGGTGGGAGACGTAATGAACGGCAGTGACCTGTTGACATTGATGGAAGACTCCCCTCCTCGGTCTAAAACACTTCCTTTCATTTCCTTACAGCCTTCCAACGCTCAACCCACAGAGTTATGGAGGACACTGGAGCTGCATACGACATAAACGCTGAGAAATCTCTCCCCTCTCGGCTGACGTTCCAAGCAGAGGAAGGGGAACCACTAAATTGTCTCTCCGACGGCCGAGCGTGGAGAGTCCACTCCGCCTTTCTGCCGATTCCCCTTAACCGAGGCACTTTCTGGTTCTGAAGGATTTCAGAAGCACACGAGTGCCTCACTTCCTCCACCACGAGGACTTTGTATCCAAATTCGATTGTCAAAACATTTTAGGTGCTTTTACTGAACACACTACACGGTTCTGTAACAATTACTAAAAGCACTTTACTTTAGGATAATTACTTGGTGTGGTATCCAATGTAAAACCTGACCCCCTCCTCCAGTGAACACTGTAGCATTCCAGTCTGGGGCCACTAGATGCTGTACAGTGATTGTCCAGTTCCGCTCAGTATTAGATCGCCTGCATAAACTTAATGTCCATTTCCACCTCGTGATCCACACCCAGATTCCTCAGTACTACAGTTCAACAGTCAATCTGAGATTAAACACAGAATCTGTGAATAATGCTGCATTAGGATGGAGGATCGGGCCATTGGGTGGGAAATGAGATGAGAACTACTGAGATGTTCTACTGGTTGGCAGGCTGAGATTCCACAGAGCTGCCACCTGTTCTTACTCTGTAGTCGGTCTGCCTCTGGATGGTGTCTTCATTTACAATCTAATACCAAACTGATGTCATAGCCAATGACAATTGTTGCTTCTCCCAATAACTGAGGAGCAACAAATGCTTGGACCCCCAgccacattcattcatttaataAGAAAAAAAGCAGGAGTTACAGTTTTAAATTAGCACACTGACTAAATAAACTGCTCCTGATCGCAAAGTCACACGACAAACTGCAGCAAACTGCTGTACCGTTCAGACCTGCTCGTAAACGCATCACCGTTACACTATGTGCAACACACATTTTGCAGGGAAGTTTATGCTATTTATAAAAGCTTGACAAGCTGAATGTAAAGCATGTAAAAGCCTGGCCAACTGTAATATTTCAGTAACGGGGTTACCGCCATCCAGGAGGACAGGGGCGAGACTCTGTGGCGGCAGCTGTTGCCGTGGCAACTCACCCGGAGGCAATGAGCGCCCGAGACTGCGCCATGGCGATCCTCTGCAGGGCGGGGCGGCTGAGTCCCGCCAGGCTGGAGCGGGAGGGCAGCGGGGCGGCGCACGCGGCCGCCGCCGACGGCACGGGGCCCAGGACGCGGGCGGACGGCGTGGGCGCGCAGGTGGTGGCCGTGGAGATGAGGGCGCCGGAGGGCGGGGCCTGGGCAGAGCCGGGCGGGGCCACGAGatgggagggggcggagccgggcggAGGTGGAGGCGGGACGGCAGGCGGGGGTGGCCGGGCGGAGGAGAGGGACAGGGCGGCCGTGGCGGTGCCCAGCAGGGAGAGGGAGTGGCCGAAGGCACCGGCGCCGCCCGCCGTGGAGTTCCTGTGCGGGGAGAGCGCCCGGGACAGCGAGGGCGGGTGGGGCAGCGTGAGCGAGTACGAGTGGCCCCGCGGGGCGGCCTTGGGGCTCGGCGGCTTGGGCACGGGCGGCGGCTTACGTCCCAGAGTCTGGGCCACGCCAGGGGCCTTCACGCCCAGGACCAGCATGCACTGCTGGCACGAGCACGGCTGGCCCAGCGATGTGATGGCGGACGCGGGAAGAGCTCCGCTGGGGTACGCGCTGCCGTTTCCCCCCGTGATCCCCGACACGCCCACCCCCAGGTGCCCTCCTCCCCCGTTGGACGCCCAAGCGTGCGGCTTGGGCAGGGGCCCCGACACCAGCGGGTAGGCCAAGTCCGAGCGTCTCTGGATGCGCCGGCGCCTCTGGGTCTGCCTGTTGATCTGGGTCATGCTCTGCAGGTCGATGAGGTAGCAGAAACCCAGCGGCGTGAGGTCCAGCCAGGGCTGCTGCCGGTCGCGTGCCGCCTGGATGGCGATGCCCACCTCCGTATCGTACGGCGTCCACGAGCCAGAGTCATTTTCCCACTCCCACATCCAGCCCTGTCCCGGAGCAGAGCGCGGGTCATAGAAGCTTCGTCGCACCGGCCGCAGCGTTCCTGGATAAAAACACACAGGGCCTTCACTCGGTGCTAGAACTCCACAGACTACACCACcacaatagtttttttttttttttttacaattaaaTTTTAACACGGCTAAAACCATAAAAAATAACATACATCTCAGTTTGGTTGAGTCACCACCTAAACAAAAACAATCTGTATTAGACATAACATCACATGACACGCCTGGCGTGTCTGTTGCAGATTCCACAGtgtaaaaaacacaaaacatgagcTGCGATGTATGATTGGTCCATAAAagagataaataaaaaaaaaactgacagtGCATGAAATGCCTCAGAAAGGGTATTCATCCGACCTCCGGCCCCTCATGACCTCACCCTGCTGCAATTCAGCCCTCTCCTCCCTCGTGTCTTTTAGAGAAACGGCTGGTCGCCCATCGAAGGCCCTCGTCCCTCCGTCTTCCCATGCGGGGCGCTCGGCCTCGCACAATGGCCTTTGTCAACCGGTGGAGGGTGATGGAGTCTCCAAAAAACCCTCGACTGCCAACAATCCACCTCTTTGTTTTGGCTGCACTTCACCCCATGTTATGGAATGCAAGGCGGTCCTCCTCCGTCCCTCAGAGGTACTCTCATGCACTGATGAGGTTTAATCTGCTCAATCATTCCATCATTAGGAGAACCTCATTATGCAACTACTTGTACTGGTTTTAAATTAACTGTGGTTGCCAGCACTGGGTGAGGAACATACCAAGTAACACTTTTAACTAAATACTGCTTTAGTTGATTGGGGCGTCCCTAAACTCTTGCAGATGAGCTTTGCAGCCATGCGCAAGTTTCTCGGAGAATAACAGGACCTCGGCGACCATAACCCCATCTTACCGGTATCTTGCCGAAACTGATGCATGGACTGCAGATCGATGATGTAGGGCGAGAGTCTGGAGTCAACCTGGCCCAGCACCACGCTCCCGGCGCCGCGGGGCTCGCTGCGGATCACCGCCTCGATGTGATGAGACACGGCCGGGCTGTAGGGTCGCCAGCGCCCGTGTTCGTTCAGCCATTCCCATACGACCACGGCCGACGCTAGCAACATCGCAcctacaaaataatgtcacaccGTTGATTTTAACGACGCCGTctttaaaccccccccccccccattaatcATTAGCCTAGCCGAGTAGGCTTGACATATTTAACGAGCTGTCTGTCCCAGCTGGCTAACAAAGACTCGGCAGCATATATTCGCCGTCTGGGGATAAAATAGCCCGTTCAAATAGCCGGGGTAGGTGGCTAGTGTCGCGGTTTTAAAGCCAGGTTCGCCACACCAGCTGCCGAACGCGCTCGCGACGGTGGAGAGGGTTTAAAAAACGACCGTTAACGTCCGACGGTTAGTCAGAGCTGACTGCGCGTGCCGCTAGCCGCACAGCTAGCGCTCCGTCGCCTTTGAGGGACTGTAGAGGACGACTGTtgccacacacaaaacaccacaactGGCGAAATACTGGCAAAAAAATACTTACCAGCAAAATATACCAGTCGTCCTCTTACGTTCGCATTCAGACTATCGGAGGCGAATGCGAGTCCGTTGGCGAATTCATGTCTTCTTGGCCCGTTTGGCGAAAGCGTCGAAGCTTTTCGGCGATGCTGTGGTGAGCTAGCCAGCAGCTAGCTAGCACGAAGGCTAAATCAAGTTACTGATGTGTTTCATTGGATTCATTAGGAATACGCAACGCAGGAACATCGCGTAATAGATCCCGAATATCCACGCGTGTCCTGGCAGCGGCTAGATAATGATTTGGTTTCTAATAGCGCTACAGCCTTGTCTTTCTACTTGCAGAAATAGTATTTTAGCAGGATGATGTTGACTCTTGGTTGTTTGCGTGGATTTGCCGATTTCCACGCCCAACAACAATAACGGACCAATCAGGCTGCGCCGCCACTTCCTACTTGTTCTGTCTCCGCCTTTCGTGCTCAAATATGTCGCACTCTCCCACACTTACGATTGACCGAGCAAGACCTACATATGGTGTAGCTTTTGGGTATATTCGGGAGTTTCAACTGATTTTCTACAACGTTTCAAAGATTAATTCAGTCGTAGGCgttattacattttaaaaataataattttttaaaagAGAAATCTCGTGGAGATGCCGGGgattgaacccgggacctcatacatgcgaagcatgcgctctaccactgagctacatcccctacGTAAGCGAGTTGGTAAATACGTCCCCAAATACGTATGACATTGGATGCATAAGTTAATGGTTTAGTAATGCTAGTCGTGCTACGAACTTGGCGTTTATTGAAAACCTTGATTAGTTCTTATCGCTGGTCAAGCATCGCTTGTAGTAGGTGGACTAGCAAAAATTTTGCTTTGCAAGATGTCGAAAAACGCAAGAAAAAAACTTTCAGTGGTTTTGCAAtagttaatgttagttaatgttaaATTTCATATTTTCTCTGCTAGATTAAGAAGGACTAAATGacgacacacacagaacaaactggcttaactagctagctacctATGTATCTAGTAACACTATGCGTTAACAGTCTTTAAGCTGTAAAACATCAACTCCAGGCCAGTAAAATTGATAATTTTAGCTACATATGGCAAGGTAGAAAACGTAGCTGTGACAAGCATATCATATAACAAAATCATATGTtgatgtaaatgtatttatttttttaagaaaacgTACAACTCCTAGGAAAATTGTCCAACACCCACCAATTACATAGAGCAAATATAGCGAATCAAGCCTAAGAGTTAACTATCATATTCTCCTAAGTTCAAAGTAGAAGAACCGCGAAGGACCCTTAAGTTTTTTGggtcgtgtgtgtgagtgggatgTCATGTATGAGAATAGTCTTTTATCACAGCTTTACGGCCTACATCCTTTCTCATCAGCTCCATATGTTGGCCACTTTCTGCTGTTTTTCACAACGCTGTCACACTACTCTCCGCCCTCTCCTCAGACCAAATGGCACTGCCAGAAAACGACTTTAAGTCAATCAACAAGCCCACTCTCTCTTCATTAGTAACCTCCTCACTTTCTTTACTCTCATTTTTTCCCGCGCCATCTTTGGACTCCTCGTTTTGCTCCCCTTCATTCTGCTCCTCGTCCTTGGTGTTATTTTGCTTGGCCCTCTCCCTTAGGTCAATACTGGAGTAGTCATCTGATGAGTTTTCCTCAGGTCCCTCAATGTCATCCTCCATGCTGTCATCTCCAGTGTGACCTTTATCTGCCTCTCCCTTTTTCCCGCCTGCACTTCCATCTTCGTTGTCTTCATAATTGCCCTCCTCTTCATCTTGAGGTTGTAGCCTTGATCTAAGATCACGTACCCTGCTCTCCACAGCTCGGGCCCCTTGCATCACACGATCTCGAAGGCCCCCCGGCCTAAAGACAAGGCGCTGCACACTGTACTGATCATCTGTATCACGGTTCAGACGCTTATAGAAGTACAACAGGAGCAGAAGGAGGACAATCAAGAGGCAAGAGAGCACTACGAGTACTGTAGTTTTATGAGCCGATGCGATATCTGCCGTCATCACTTAGGAAGGGAATGGTGGAAATGCTGTAGTGAATGTAAGCAGATCATAAGTAAACTGTTATGTGAGCTGAACTGTAATAGTAAGCTGAATTGAATAGTTAACAAAGGTAATTCAAATGGTCTTCAAGGAAGTCTTCTGAGTATTTAGTTCATATGAATCAGCTGTACCTGGAATGTGAATTATTTCATCTGAGAAAATCCGCTTCTATTTAATGAATCTGTGggacaaaaaatgtaaaaaatatatatatacccaAGCATATATTCATGCATACACTTTAAGTATCTGTTAAATCTAGCTACACGTTAGAAGCTACAAAACAGTGAACATGCCGGGTCTAACAGTCACACAGGAAATGTTTGTGGTACTTGTGGAACAAACCATTTCACCTTTAACAATATAGATACATGTCCTACATTCCAATTTatcatgcttttatttaaagttgTTAGCAAAATTTTACTGCCCATTTTCTTATACTCAAAGGTGAATTTTATCCCCTAATGAGCAAAAGTGGGATATAAATGGGCTACTATGGTGTGAGCGTGGAGATAAACACATTTATGTGGGATATTAATCAGGTACAGAGGTGTGGAAAAATAATAGGATCATAACCAAAAAGGACATTTGATAAAATTTGTGTGGTTACACGATTTTTGGTCCCATGCTTTTGTGGGCTTCAAATGCTGCTTTAGCAATATTGTGTTAGCAATTTCAAAGACTGTTAGCAACAATATAGTAACAATTATTCAAGTGTGAAACACAATGGCAAAAAAATATAACAGCTAAAAAGTGTATTGAATCTGCACTAATTAATTtgttgagggttagggttatgtatAAATTAAGTATAAATTATAACAAAGTTACAGCTAGGCTTACAAAATGTTTATGTaccttttaatgtattttaatgtatatatatttgtaaaagAATGAAATTTTTATTTCACTCACCACCAGTTTGATTGTTGGTAAACCTTTATGTGCAGTCAAGAGAAAATGTAGATGTGTTGTgcaaaaggaaaaagaaaaaaagggcGTGGAGAAGCAAGAGAACATCTGATTGGTGTTgcgagtgtatatgtgtgtgtgtgacatacctatggctaaaattagaaacattttTGGTGTATGCAAATCATTTTTGATTTTATGTGTAATTCTACATATTTCTGGGGAAAATGCAGCTCAATCCGAGATGCATCTAAACAGTGAGACTTTGAGAAGATGATTTAAACAATTGTGTATTTATATCTATTTGTTAAATACATAATTACATGTAAGTCTATAAATCTGTTAATGTCCCAGAGTACACTGATGTAAAATTCCAAAATGTCCTCGGGTGAGGATGTATAAGGTAGTTGATAAAATATATCTGTATTTGCTGTATTTACAGCAAATATGCCTGTACTTGCACCATACTTTTGCATCTTTGCATATTTCAAACCGTATAGTCTATTTTAGAACAAGAGAACTCATGGTAGTGGGTTGACCAAGTGGGCAGAATCTTCCTGGGCCTTTTGTTGCTATAGATAAATATTACAGTAACGCCAGTAATCACCAGCTGATTATATGTTTCATGTGgttttgtgtgagtgtgatagaGAGCACATGTATGCATGATTTTATGTACTTATTTCCTTATTTTAATTTTAGTTTTGTTGGGTCTAGGCACCATTGACCAGTTGAAATTCCCATGTAGATTATAAAGCTTTACTTGTCTTGACCTGAATTGGCTCAATTTATCAACAGTGCAATGTAAGAAAATTGGTGAGTCTTTAGGAAGTGAAACTACATCTATACAATTgtcacagcaacacagtttttgGCTCTCATACAGGAAGGACTTGCTGGAACCTAACCAATGCAAGATAACGCGTTTGTGCGAGCCCTTTGCATACCACATCCTGTTAGCATTTCCAAAGCAATCATAGAAGCTCATGTTCTGCACCAGCAAAACAAGCTTGTTTGTGTTCAATATCTCACTTGTTTTTAAGAGACCTTCACTAGCACCGAAGaatttttatatacatatatatatatatatatatatatatatatatatatatatatatatatttttttttttttttttcagtgataTTTCCCTTTGTGAATGATTCAGCTTTCACAAAAGATTGAGGAAAACAATTAGACTGCTTGAGCTATATTTAGAGATGTATCCAAGGATTAAGTTTGCATGTGTGATGTCAGATGCAATCAGTGAGCTATAACTTGCATGACTCGTAGAACTAAGTGTGCAGAGGTGGTACTCGAGGTCAGTACACTTACAGCTTGCCTTAGAACTGCAAACGCAGTCGTATTTCTCTGGATCCAGAAACACTGATACACTCAAAATAAGGTGAGAAAAACAACAGACACTCGCCAATGTAACAAATATGTTCTGTATTTGCTTGTATTTGTCTTTCTTGGAGGATGGCTGAGGATGGCGAAGTCTTTCCAGTGACTGCTGGGAATTTGAGTCCCTGTTACTGGCCAGAGTCAGTAGGTAACCATCTGGTGGCAGGTGGCATAACAATACTTCACACATACAGCAACAAAAACCTAAAAACCTAACAAATAATTGTAAAACAACACATTTATTGTTAGCATATTAAAATATGCttcattattattcattatgTGAATGTGAACCAGTGTTTTAGATCATTTTCAATATGTAGACAGTTTGCATGCCTCCCACCAAAGCAGTCTGACTGAAGGATAAATCGTGTGACGTACAGTGTATGCAGGGGTCAGCGCTCCCAAAGCCAGCGTGTTCGTGCTGCTGCGTGTTTCCGTGTTTATGTTTATATTCAGAGTTTAGTGAGCAGCGTACTAAAGACGATCTGACACAACAGGGCAACAAATCACAGAAGCATTTGTTAATTAGACAATGGCTGCCTGACCTCTAGAAACCAAAGGTGAACACTGGAACAGGAGCAGAGCATCTCGCTACAACATAATTGAGTGTTTCCTCTTGTGATTTGCATGAATTGACTCTCCAGTGTCTTTTCTTAACCAACCTCTACATTCTGTATTATTGAGGTAGTTAATCTGATATTCTGCGGTGTCGTGGTATAACTAGGCTGGCCATTAAAGTGCCTGCATGGTTTATGGACGTTTCCTTCACGTGTGCTCTGTGCAGAGTGATCGCTCTTGAGTGTAAGGAACATCCAACCGCATCTAACGTAATCCTGTGAAATTGACACCATCTCACTCGCATAAATGAATTTGCACtgatattatttttaaattattagaATACATTTATTCTTAAGTAAATTATTACATTATAAAATTTAAGGGTTAATTTAAATTCaaaaatgaataataaatactATAAACAGGAGAATCTGTTAAAAATGTCCATGACTTGGATTGCTAATGTATTCTTTGCACATTAGTGTAATAGCCACTTCAACTGTATTTTCATAATGCACCCATATAATAACTGATCTAATATAATAACATATACCCAATGAAAAAGGGACCACAGAGATGCAGCAGACCAGAGAGGCTCGTGGAGAGTCGGTGGTGGATTGCCCTTCTGGCTTTTATTTGAAACGAAAAATCTAGTCAAGAAAAACACATATTTACGTTACTTTATAGCATGTACAGGAAATAATgttaaatgtaaacaaacaacaaaagagGATGAGTTAAACATCCCTGATTGTAGTGCACACACAGATAGGTGTAAACAGGGGGAACAAAGTTTAACAAATAAGCATCATCCATCCATCAAAAATCTAATAAGTATGAATCACTATATGCATTACCGCAGATAGAAATTCCATATAAGCAGAATCGCGGTTTTAGTTCCTAACAATCTCCGATGCTACATAGCTTTAGTATTCATACAGACAACCCACAAAGCCTTACTACACAAAACACAGTCCCTATTGTTATATAATAAAGTACACTAGCTAACTTCCACAACAAA is a window of Brachyhypopomus gauderio isolate BG-103 chromosome 14, BGAUD_0.2, whole genome shotgun sequence DNA encoding:
- the dtx4a gene encoding E3 ubiquitin-protein ligase DTX4a isoform X2 gives rise to the protein MLLASAVVVWEWLNEHGRWRPYSPAVSHHIEAVIRSEPRGAGSVVLGQVDSRLSPYIIDLQSMHQFRQDTGTLRPVRRSFYDPRSAPGQGWMWEWENDSGSWTPYDTEVGIAIQAARDRQQPWLDLTPLGFCYLIDLQSMTQINRQTQRRRRIQRRSDLAYPLVSGPLPKPHAWASNGGGGHLGVGVSGITGGNGSAYPSGALPASAITSLGQPCSCQQCMLVLGVKAPGVAQTLGRKPPPVPKPPSPKAAPRGHSYSLTLPHPPSLSRALSPHRNSTAGGAGAFGHSLSLLGTATAALSLSSARPPPPAVPPPPPPGSAPSHLVAPPGSAQAPPSGALISTATTCAPTPSARVLGPVPSAAAACAAPLPSRSSLAGLSRPALQRIAMAQSRALIASGVPTVPVKNLNGSSPVHPALAGITGILMSAAGLPVCLTRPPKLVLHPPPVSKSDIKPVPGLGHCCRKTTKKQARKGRTPEEVVRRYLQKVRNPPEEDCTICMEALAGPSGYKGPGVGGISRAESVGRLSQCGHQYHLQCLVAMYNNGNKDGSLQCPTCKTIYGVKTGNQPPGKMEYHVIPHSLPGHPDCKTIRIIYNIPPGIQGPEHPNPGKPFTARGFPRHCYLPDSDKGRLVLKLLLVAWDRRLIFSVGTSSTTGETDTVIWNEVHHKTEFGSNLTGHGYPDSGHLDNVLEELRAQGIAEEDCLRD
- the dtx4a gene encoding E3 ubiquitin-protein ligase DTX4a isoform X1, encoding MLLASAVVVWEWLNEHGRWRPYSPAVSHHIEAVIRSEPRGAGSVVLGQVDSRLSPYIIDLQSMHQFRQDTGPVCFYPGTLRPVRRSFYDPRSAPGQGWMWEWENDSGSWTPYDTEVGIAIQAARDRQQPWLDLTPLGFCYLIDLQSMTQINRQTQRRRRIQRRSDLAYPLVSGPLPKPHAWASNGGGGHLGVGVSGITGGNGSAYPSGALPASAITSLGQPCSCQQCMLVLGVKAPGVAQTLGRKPPPVPKPPSPKAAPRGHSYSLTLPHPPSLSRALSPHRNSTAGGAGAFGHSLSLLGTATAALSLSSARPPPPAVPPPPPPGSAPSHLVAPPGSAQAPPSGALISTATTCAPTPSARVLGPVPSAAAACAAPLPSRSSLAGLSRPALQRIAMAQSRALIASGVPTVPVKNLNGSSPVHPALAGITGILMSAAGLPVCLTRPPKLVLHPPPVSKSDIKPVPGLGHCCRKTTKKQARKGRTPEEVVRRYLQKVRNPPEEDCTICMEALAGPSGYKGPGVGGISRAESVGRLSQCGHQYHLQCLVAMYNNGNKDGSLQCPTCKTIYGVKTGNQPPGKMEYHVIPHSLPGHPDCKTIRIIYNIPPGIQGPEHPNPGKPFTARGFPRHCYLPDSDKGRLVLKLLLVAWDRRLIFSVGTSSTTGETDTVIWNEVHHKTEFGSNLTGHGYPDSGHLDNVLEELRAQGIAEEDCLRD
- the LOC143475470 gene encoding uncharacterized protein LOC143475470 produces the protein MTADIASAHKTTVLVVLSCLLIVLLLLLLYFYKRLNRDTDDQYSVQRLVFRPGGLRDRVMQGARAVESRVRDLRSRLQPQDEEEGNYEDNEDGSAGGKKGEADKGHTGDDSMEDDIEGPEENSSDDYSSIDLRERAKQNNTKDEEQNEGEQNEESKDGAGKNESKESEEVTNEERVGLLIDLKSFSGSAIWSEERAESSVTAL